Genomic segment of Staphylococcus muscae:
GAATGAGATATTTTTGCATGGGAAATGCACTTGTTATTCCCCTTATAACAAGGATTGCAAATCAAATTGAAGAGATTGTCTCTATATCTGATGATTCATATTCACAACTAGAGCTTTTTTAAAACGATAATTAAAATAAAAGACAAGTTATGTATAGATTAATTAAATCTTTACATAAACTTGTCTTTTATCATTATTCAGTTTCTGAGTTGAGTTCATCTAATACTTCTTTAAAGTATTGATATGATTGAACTTGTTTTTCTTTGTCATAAATGTAGCTGACACCTATAATTTCATCGATTTCACCATAATTGTTTACGAAGTCTTTAATTTGTTTTTTAACAGCAGCTTTATCACCGACTAATGATTGCTGAATACGTGCATCTGCCATTGCGACTTCTTGCGGTGACATGACACTGTTTAAATCTTTTAGAGGGGGTTGCATTTTTTGTGAGCGTCCTCTGGTGATGGCTGTAAACATTTGCGCTTGTGTTGTTGCTAAATGTAATGCTTCATCATATGTGTCGGCCATAATGACATTCAATCCAACCATCACGTATGGCCGGTCAAGGTATTCTGATGGTTCGAACAATTCACGATAAATTGCTAAAGCTTCTTTCATTTGTTGTGGGGCAAAATGTCCAGCAAATACATAAGGTAAACCTTCACGTGCTGCGAGATGCGCAGAGTCTGTTGATGAACCTAATATATAGACAGGGATTTCAGATTCAACAGCTGGTATCGCTTTGACGTATCCTTGATTTGTTTCAGGTCCCATATATTGAATGAGTTGTTTTACTTCTTCAGGGAATTGATACACACCATCATGTTTTTCACGACGTAACGCATTGGCAGTTGCCATGTCAGTACCTGGCGCACGACCTAATCCAATATCGATTCGGTCACCGTAAATTTGGTGTAAAGTTCCAAATTGTTCTGCTACAACGAGTGGGGCATGGTTTGGTAACATAATCCCACCTGAACCGACACGTAACGTTTTCGTGTGTGACAATGCATGTTGGATAAGAATGGCTGTTGCAGAGCTCACCAACGTAGGGGCGTTATGATGTTCTGCAATCCAATAGCGTTCATATGATATCTCTTCTAGTGATTGTGCCAATTGAACCATTTCATCAATAGCTTCACGCTCATTTGAACCTTCTCTGATAGGGACAAGGTTTAATGCGGAATAACGAATCTTTTTCATGATGCAATACACTCCTTTTCTGACGTTAGTATAGCACCTGTCTTATTTCATATCTTCAAAATTGCTTACAGCGTTTCATTGCAGTTCAAACTTGTTCGTCATACAATAGAAGTAATTGGAAATATGAGTCAGAAACAGACTACTAGCAAATTAAAAAAGGCAATGCTAAAATAGGACCATTGATTATCAGAAAGGACTGTCGTTAAATGGCGATTTATGCAGATTATGCAGCGACTACACCCGTGAAACCACAAGTAATAGAGTCTATGATGCGTATTTATCAAACGCATTTTGGTAACCCATCTTCAATTCATACACAAGGAAGAGATGCGCGCCATTACTTAGATTCGGCACGACGTGATGTCGCAAAAATAATAAATGCTGAACCGAGCGAAATTATCTTTACGAGTGGTGCCACTGAATCCAATAATACGGTGATAAAAGGAATTGCCCAAGCAAACCGTCAACAAGGGATGCACTTGGTTACGACTAAAATTGAACATCATTCTGTATTACATGTTTTTGAACAATTAGAACGAGAAGGCTTCGACGTGACGTATTTAGATGTCGATAAATCAGGAATTGTAGATCTTCATCAACTGAAGCAAGTTTTACGTGATGATACGACACTTGTTTCAATCATGCTCGTAAATAATGAAGTGGGTACGGTACAAGACATCGATACGATACAAGAAATCGTTGCGGAATCTAACGCATACCTTCATACAGATGCTGTACAAGCTATTGGGCATTTACCGATTGATGTGAAAGAACTCAATGTCGATGCGCTAAGCTTAACAGCACATAAATTTGGTGGCCCAAAAGGTGTGGGTGCCTTATACGTCAAAAAGAATACAGTGTTGCGCTATCAGCAACAAGGTGGCGAACAAGAAACAAAACGACGTGCAGGCACTGAAAACGTCCCACAAATCGTCGGTTTAGCAGAAGCTATCAAACTTGCTGATTCAGAACGTGATGCTAACAATATTCATGTTGCACAACTGAAGGAACAATTATTGGTTGGCTTACAAGATAGAGCCATTCCGTTTGAATTAAATGGTTCAATGGTCGAGACGACGAACCATATCGTAAACCTATATTTTCCATTTATAGATATTGAGACCTTGCTCACATTGTTAGATTTGGCAGGGGTTTATGTATCATCAGGCTCGGCATGTACAGCCGGATCAACAATTCCTTCACATGTACTGTCTGCGATGTATGGAGAAGATGATCGTGTGACACACTCAGTACGAATTAGCTTGAATGAATTAATGACAACAGAAGATATCAATCAAATCATTGTAGAAATACAAAAAATATATTTAAAATTTAAAAAGGAGGAACATTCGTGACAAATGAAAATACACGTGTTGTTGTCGGTATGTCAGGTGGTGTAGACAGCTCAGTAACAGCGCATTTATTAAAAGAACAAGGCTATGACGTCATCGGTATCTTTATGAAAAACTGGGATGACACCGATGAGAATGGTGTATGTACAGCAACAGAAGATTATAATGATGTGATTGCAGTATGTAACCAAATTGGGATTCCGTACTATGCAGTAAACTTTGAACAAGAATATTGGGATAAAGTATTCACATATTTCTTAGATGAATATAAAAAAGGACGTACACCAAACCCAGATGTGATGTGCAATAAAGAAATTAAATTTAAAGCTTTCTTAGAACATGCGCTAAAACTAGGGGCTGATTATGTTGCAACAGGTCACTATGCACGTGTACGTCGCAATGAAGATGGTAGTGTTGAAATGTTACGTGGGGTCGACCAAAACAAAGACCAAACATATTTCTTAAATCAATTAACTGACGAACAATTGCAAAAAGTGATGTTCCCAATTGGTGATATTGATAAAAAAGAAGTGCGTAAAATTGCGCTTGAACAAGACTTGGCTACGGCGAAGAAGAAAGATTCAACAGGAATCTGTTTCATCGGTGAACGTAACTTTAAAACATTCTTGTCACAATATTTACCCGCTCAATCAGGTGAAATGCGCACACTGAATGGTGAATTAAAAGGGAAACATAGTGGTTTGATGTACTACACAATTGGACAACGTCATGGCCTTGGGATTGGTGGCGACGGAGATCCTTGGTTCGTTGTTGGTAAAAACTTAAAAGACAATGTACTGTATGTTGAACAAGGGTTCCATCATGATGCGTTGTACAGTGATTATCTTGTTGCTTCTGATGTATCATTTGTGAATCCAACAGATTTATCTGAGCCGTTGAAATGTACAGCGAAGTTCAGATATCGTCAACAAGATACAGGTGTTACAATCACGAAAGAAAGTGATGATTCTATTCGTGTGACATTTGATGAACCTGTTCGTGCAATTACACCAGGACAAGCTGTTGTCTTTTACGATGGTGATGTTTGCTTAGGTGGCGCAACAATTGATGATGTATATAAAAATAGCGGTCAATTAAGCTACGTCGTATAATTAAATCGATATGAAATAGGGAGATGCTGTAAAATGTTGAATTTTACTGTGTCCCCCTATTTTAGTTATGTGACGTTTTGATGTACAATTGAGTTTGAAACAGAAAATGTAAAGGTGAGTCTATGATGGAACAAGAACAAATACATAACTTGATAAAACAAGGACAATTTGAAAAAGCATTGCAAGCTTGTTTTGATAATATCGAAGCGGCACCCGAAGAAGTAGAGAACTATATCAATTCGGGTATTTTATTGGCAGAAGCAGGTGAAATCGAAAAGGCTGAACGATTCTTTCAGCGTGCGATTACACTCCAACCAGACAATGGTGTCATCTACTATAATTTAGCCAATGTCTATTTCAATGAAGGGCGTTTTCAAGAGGCAATTAAGCTCTATCAAATGGCGATTAGTAAACAATTAGAAACGAAAGATGTTTACTTTATGTTAGGTATGTCTTTTGTACAATTGGAAGCAAAAGACAAGGCATTACCGTTTTTAATGCGTGCTTCTGAATTAGATACAGATTTCCAAGATATTGAAGCGCAATTTCAATATGGACTTGTACTCTGTGAACTTGAAATGTTTGATCAAGCCATTCCGTTATTACAACGTATTTTAGAGAATGATCCGAAACATGCAGATGCACAGTACAATTTAACATTAGCGCAATATATGACAGATGAAGATATCGATGCCGCTATAAAGGGATTTGAACAGGCCGTTGAGATGGATGATGCACATATGTTAAGCCATCATGCATTGAAGACGTTTAAAATGATTCAAGAACAGGAGGGATAATAATGGAAAACCCAACGCTACTAGATAGTACCTATGTGAAAGGTGAAGTCGTTCTTATCCTTTTTCAAAATACGGACAATTTTTATACAGTATTAAAAGTTGAAGTTGATGATACAAATGGCGATTTTGAAGACGAAGCAACTGTCGTTGGGTATTTTCCAGATATTGTTGAGAATGAAACATATCTTTTTAAAGGCTATGTCGTACAGCATGCACGATATGGCCAACAGCTTAAGGCAGAAACATTTCAAAAAGAACTGCCTCAAACGAAAGATGCTGTGATCGCATACCTCTCTAGTTCACTTTTTAAAGGAATCGGTGTCAAAACGGCAGAATCGATTGTTGAAACACTAGGTGAAGATGCCATTCGTCAAATTTTAAATGATGCATCTTGTCTGTCTCGTGTCCCACGCTTATCAAAAGACAAGCAGAAGCAAATCGCACAACAAGTTTATCAAAATCAGGAAAGTGAACAAATTATGATTCGTTTGAACGAACTCGGTTTTGGATCAAAACTTGCGATGGATATTTACAAATTCTATCAAGCAGATACATTAAAAATTTTAGATCAGAATCCATATCAGCTTGTCTATGATATTAAAGGGGTTGGTTTTCAAAAAGCTGACCAATTAGCGCAACAATTAGGAATTCATCCTTTACATCAAGATCGTCTGCGTGCTGGCATTCTTTATGTAGTAGAAGAAACATGTCTTAAAAATGGTCATACATATTTACCAGCTGATGCTTTGATTCATGCGGCGATTGAATTACTTACTAAAAACCAGACAGACACAATCGATGAAGCACCTATGCAAGAGTGTATGACACAACTTGTTGAAGAACAGAAATTAATTGCAGTAGATGATATCGTTGCAATTCCCAGTCTTTATTATTCGGAACTGAAAAGCACGCAAAATTTATTTAAAATTGAAAATCATAAACAAGCACTGACAAAATTTGATTTGTCTGATATTCAACTACATATTGGTGAAATTGAAGAAATGAATGAAGTGAGTTATGCAACATCTCAAAAAGATGCATTAGAATGTGCGCTACAAAATAAAGTAATGCTATTAACAGGTGGGCCAGGAACAGGTAAAACAACCGTAATCAAAGGCATTGTCCAACTATATGCTGAAATGCATGGTTTCTCACTTGATTATGATGATTATGACGAAGGAGAAGCTTTCCCAGTTGTGCTGGCTGCACCAACAGGTCGTGCATCCAAGCGTCTTCATGAGTCAACGGGACTTGAAGCAATGACGATACATCGACTAATTGGCTGGAATCAAGAGACAAAACCAGATGACTTGTTGGAACATGAAATTGATGCACGCTTAATTATAATAGATGAGATGTCGATGGTAGATACATGGTTGTTTCATCAATTTTTGAATGCCGTTCCTAAAGATGCACAAGTTGTACTAGTGGGTGATGAAGACCAATTGCCATCGGTAGGGCCGGGTCAAGTATTCAAAGATTTAATTGATGCAGATGTTTTACCGAGAATTAATTTGACTGAAGTGTACCGTCAACAAGATGGATCGAGTATTATTGATTTAGCGCATCGCATTAAGTTGGGACAAGATGTTGATATTACGAAAAGATATCACGACCGTTCTTTTATAGCATGTCAGACACATCAAATTCCGGAGATTGTTGATAAAATTGTGTCAAATGCAGTGGGTAAGGGATATACGATGTCTGATATTCAAGTACTCGCACCGATGTATCGTGGGAGTGCAGGAATTCAAAAATTAAATCAAGTACTTCAAAATATACTAAACCCTAAAGAAGATGAAGCGCATCGTGAAGTGGCATTTGGTGATGTGAAATTCCGCAAAGGTGACAAAGTCTTACAATTGGTTAATCGACCAGACGACAATGTTTTTAATGGAGATATTGGAGAGATTATCGGTATCTTTTGGGCAAAAGAGAATGCGATGAATAAAGATGTTGTTATCGTTGACTTTGAAGGCAATGAGATTACGTATATGCGTTCGGATCTTACCGAACTGACACACGCTTATTGTACTTCTATTCATAAGTCACAAGGATCAGAGTTCCCGATTGTGATTATGCCGATAGTTAAACAGTATTATCGCATGCTTCAGAAGCCAATATTGTATACAGGACTGACACGTGCAAAACAATCGCTCGTCTTTCTAGGCGATGCAGAAGTGTTTAATATGGGATTACATACTGAAGGACAGACACGTTTAACACAATTACAAACCTTTTTAACAATGTATTTTAAAGGAGATTCGGAAGAAGAGACGAAAGAAGCAAATGCGACAACATTTGTCTTAACTGAGTCGAATATGTATCAAGTCAATCCAATGATTAATATGGGTGAAACAACACCTTATGATTTTTTAGAAATTGACAAAGGTTCATAACTTTTTATATAATCACTATTAAGTAAAGCGGATAACCGAGTAGATGAGTAACTGACTTCACAGAGACGTATCAGTGCTGAGAGATACGAGTCATATCATTGAACGCTACTATACGCATAGTTCAATAACAGATAACAGAGTGATAGTTGCATGGCGACTATAACTAGGGTGGTACCGCGAGACATTCGTCCCTTTGATGAGACGAGTGTCTTTTTTGTTTGATGAAAGAAAATAGGGAGTTGACAATATGAAAAATTTAAAAGCTAGTGATATTCGACAAATGTACATTGATTTCTTCGTTGAGAAAGGTCATATGGTAGAACCATCAGCACCATTAGTACCGATTGATGATGATACACTTTTATGGATTAACTCAGGTGTTGCAACGTTAAAAAAATACTTTGATGGCCGTGAAGTACCGAAGAAACCACGTATTGTAAATGCGCAAAAATCAATTCGTACGAACGATATTGAAAATGTAGGATTTACAGCACGTCACCATACATTCTTTGAAATGCTAGGTAACTTCTCAATTGGTGATTACTTCAAAAAAGAAGCTGTCACATTTGCGTGGGAGTTTTTAACAAGCGAGAAATGGATGGCAATGGATCCTGAAAAACTTTATGTAACCATTCATCCAGAAGATACGGAAGCATATGATCTATGGCATGATATGATCGGATTAACTGAAGATCGTATTATCCGTATTGAAGGGAACTTCTGGGATATCGGTGAAGGTCCATCTGGTCCAAATACTGAAATTTTCTATGATCGTGGTGAAGAATACGGTAAAGAAGATCCGGCAGAAGAAATGTATCCAGGTGGTGAAAACGAACGTTACTTAGAAGTGTGGAACTTAGTATTCAGTGAGTTTAACCACAATAAAGACCATAGCTATACACCACTGCCAAGTAAAAATATTGATACCGGCATGGGGCTAGAGCGTATGGCCTCAATTTCGCAAAATGTTCGTACAAACTATGAAACGGATTTATTTATGCCAATCATGCATGAAATTGAAAAAATTTCTGGTAAATCATACTTAAAAAATACGCAAGATGATGTGGCATTTAAAGTTATAGCAGACCATATTCGTACAATTGCATTTGCGATTTCAGATGGTGCTTTGCCAGCGAATGAAGGTCGTGGCTACGTGTTACGTCGTTTATTACGTCGTGCGGTTCGTTTCAGCCAAACATTAGATATCAATGAACCATTCATGTATCGTCTCGTAGAAATTGTTGCGGAAATCATGGAACCTTATTATCCAAATGTAAAAGAAAACCAAGACTTTATCGCACGAGTGATTAAGTCAGAAGAAGCACGCTTCCACGAAACACTTGAAGAAGGGCTTTCTATCTTGAATGGTTTAATTGCGCAATCAAAAAAACAAGATGGTGTGATTGCTGGTGAAGATGCATTCAAATTATACGATACGTATGGTTTCCCAATCGAATTAACACAAGAAATTGCAGAAAATGAAGCGCTTAAAATTGATATGGACGGCTTCGAAACTCATATGGAAGCACAACGTAACCGTGCACGTGAAGCACGCCAGAACAACCAATCTATGCAAGTTCAAAGTGAAGTGCTAAAACAAATCAATACAGCAAGTACTTTCGTAGGTTATGATCAATTCGAAACAAAAGCACACATTACAGATATTATTTTGGATGGCGAACGTGTCACAGAGGCAGATGCAGATCAAACCGTATACTTTATTTTAGATCAAACACCATTCTATGCTGTAAGTGGTGGGCAAGTTGCAGATAAAGGGATTGTAGCAACGGATGATTTTGAAATTGAAGTGAGCGAAGTCATCAAAGCACCAAACGGTCAAAACTTACACACAGGTTATGTGAAGTTTGGTACAGTGACAGAAGGCACAGAAGTAACAGCAACAGTGGAAAGCAAATCACGTAAAGCGATTATGAAAAACCATAGTGCGACTCACTTATTACATGCAGCCTTAAAAGAAGTATTAGGTAGCCACGTTAATCAAGCAGGTTCTTTAGTAGATAGTGAACGTTTGCGTTTTGACTTCTCACATATCGCAGCAATGACCCAAGAAGAATTGCAATTGGTTGAACAACGTGTGAATGAAGAGATTTGGAACAGTATCGATGTCTCAATTAAAGAAATGCCAATTGATGAAGCAAAAGCACAGGGTGCAATGGCGTTGTTTGGTGAAAAATATGGCGATGTTGTTCGTGTTGTAGATATGAAACCTTTCTCAATCGAATTGTGCGGTGGTACACACGTAAATAACACATCTGAAATTGGTCTATTCAAGATTACGAGTGAATCAGGTACGGGTGCAGGTGTGCGTCGTATTGAAGCGGTAACAGGTCAAGCAGCATTTATGTACTTAGAACGTTACTTAGAACGCTTTAATGCAATCAAAGCACAAGTGAAAGCAAAAGCAGACGACCAAGTGATTGAAAAAGTTGAAAGCTTACAAGTACAAGAAAAAACATTACAACAAACGATTGAAGCAAAAAATAAAGAAATCAATGCATTAAAAATGGGCAATATCGAGGATAAAGTAACAAATATCAATGATCTACCAGTATTAATTACTGAAGTTGAAGTAGATAATGCAAAAGCAATGCGCACAACAATGGATGACTTCAAGTCTAAGTTACAAGATACAATCATTGTTTTAGCAAGTGATGTTGGTGGTAAAGTATCACTTGTTGCGACAGTACCGAAACAGTATGTTGATCGCATCAAAGCTGGAGATATTATTAAAGAGATGGCACCGATTGTTGGTGGTAAAGGTGGCGGCCGCCCAGATATGGCACAAGGCGGCGGTACAGATCCGAGTCAAATAACAGCAGCATTACAATTTGTTGAAACTTACATTAAATCATTATAAAAATAGATGTATTTCGTGTAGAATAGAGAGTGTAATCTATTTATGGTTTAAGGAGTGTTATGACAATGGCAAATTTTGATAAAACAATGAAGTTTAACCACGACGATATCCCAAAAGCAGATGTTGAAACAGTTCTAAACAATGTGTACAACACATTGGAAGAACGTGGCTACAATGCTGTCAATCAGATTGTAGGCTATCTACTATCAGGTGACCCAGCATACATTCCACGTCATAATGAAGCGAGAAATCAAATCCGACACATTGATCGTGATGATATTATGGAAGAACTAGTGTCGTTCTATTTAAAGCATAATAGCGAAAAAGAACACAATGCTTAAACATAAGATTATAGGGTTAGATGTTGGGAGTAAGACTGTGGGTGTTGCGATAAGCGACATGATGGGTTGGACAGCACAAGGATTGGATACACTCCGTATTAACGAAGAACAGAATGAACTCGGATTAGACATCTTAATTGAGATCATTGAACGAGAGCGTGTAGGGACCGTCGTGATCGGATTGCCGAAAAACATGAATAATTCGATTGGCTTCCGTGGCGAAGCATCGTTACATTATAAAGAAGCGTTGGCTGAACGCATGCCAGAACTTGAGATTGTAATGTGGGACGAGCGTTTAAGTACTTCGGCAGCGGAACGTTCGCTGCTCGAAGCTGACGTTTCAAGAGCAAAACGTAAAAAAGTGATAGATAAAATGGCAGCAGTATTTATATTACAAGGCTATTTAGATTCACTAAATTAAGGAGAGATCGACGATGACAAACGAAAACCATAATATTAACGAATTAGAAATTAATAACGATGAAGCTTTATTAACACTTTACGATGAAGAAGGAAACGAAGTATTATACCGTAAAATGTTAGAATTTTATCACCCAGAATTTGATAAAGAATATGTCATTTTAGCTGAAGAAGGCGCACAAGCAGATGACGATGATTTAATCGAATTAGTCCCAATGATTAACGAACCAGATGAATCTGGTGACGGTGGCCGTTTCGTAGCAATCGAGACAGAAGAGGAATGGGATATGATTGAAGAAGTTGTGAATACGAACTTCGACGAAACAGAAGAATAAGAAGTTTTGGATAAAAGCTGGTGTGGTAAGTTACGCATCAGCTTTTTTATATTGATCACACTATATTGTAGTTTGGACAAAAGTGCTGAAAAAACCGAAAAAATGAACAGATACATACAAAGTTAACATATTATGTTGAGTGCTTAGCAGTTTATAATGTTTAAATGGTCTCACAGTCGAATAGAAATATTTTGGTGCACATGGTGGTTTGTCGGTTTATTTTTTTAATCGGCTGAACTGGTCATGTTTAAAGTTTGTGATGAAATTTGCGGATGATTTCGTAGAGTTCCCCTTATTTTTCAATTCATTTTGTGTTAGAATAATATGAAGCAATTTGAAGGTATGTAGGAATGGAGTAGTATGTGCATTGCTCATAAGCTCTGATAGTCTTGTTTCCTACATATTAAATACGATTTGACATGCTGGGATGGAACCCAAAAATCTTTAAGAAGATGCTATTGTTCCACTCCCATTTTTTGATGATTTTTATCAAAATTTAACTAAAGGAAGTCTTAAGATGGAAAATTTAAATCAATCTTATTTTTTAAGTTTGCAATCATACGATAGTGACTTAGATCATCTACGTGACTTTGCAGAAGAAAACAAAGTCCCGATTGTCGATCAGTTATCACTTGATTTGGTGAAACAAATTATTCGTATTTATCAACCGAAAGAGATTTTGGAGTTAGGTACGGCAATTGGATATAGCAGTATGCATTTTGCGTCTATTTCACCGGATATTCATGTGACGACAATTGAACGTAACAATGAAATGATTGCTTATGCGAAACAACATTTTTCTCAGTTTCAATATACAGAACAGATTAGATTGATTGAAGAAGATGCAGCACAAGCATTTTCAATGGTAAATGACCGGACATATGATATGATTTTTATCGATGCAGCAAAAGCTCAATCTAAAAAGTTTTTTGAGCTATATAGCCCTTTGTTAAATGAAGGTGGCATCATTATTACAGACAATGTGTTATATCATGGTTTTGTTGCGAATATTGATATTGTACGCAGTCGCAATGTGAAACAAATGGTGAAAAAAGTACAGAAATTTAATCAATGGCTAAGTGAACAATCTGATTTTAAAACAAACTTTATAAATATGGATGATGGTTTAGCTATTTCAATAAAGGAGCGCAAAAATGACTGAATTATTAGTGACCCCAAAGTCTCTCAGCCATATTGAAACTTTGATTGAAAAGGGCGCAGATGCCTTTGTAATCGGAGAAGAAAAGTTCGGCTTACGTTTGGCTGGTGAATTTAATAGAGAACAGATGAAACAAGCAGTTGATATCATTCATGCAGCTGGTAAAAAAGCATACGCTGCTGTAAATGGTATTTTTCATAATTATCATATCCCTGCTGTGGAAGATTATATTAAGTTCTTACATGAAATTCGTGTGGATCGTATTATTTTTGGTGACCCTGCAATTGTTATGATTGTCAAACAACAAGAAAACCCAATTCCGCTTCATTGGAATGCTGAAACACTTGTTACTAACTATTTCCAATGTAATTATTGGGGGAAACGTGGTGCAAGTCGTGCCGTGTTAGCACGTGAATTGAGCTTAGATGAAATCTTAAATATCAAGGCAAATGCCGATGTAGAAATTGAAGTTCAAGTGCATGGCATGACGTGTATGTTCCAATCTAAACGTATGCTATTAGGGAACTACTATACTTTCCAAGAGCGTCAGATGAAAATTCAACGTGAAGATATAGATGAAAATACACAGTTGTTGCTTTATGATGAAGAGCGCGATAACAAATATCCTGTGTATGAAGACTATAATGGTACACATATTATGTCGCCAAATGATATCTGCCTAATTGAAGAGTTGGCACCGCTGTTTGAAGCGGGTATCGATAGTTTGAAAATTGATGGATTGTTACATTCAGAAGAATATATTAATACCGTAACGCAACAATATCGAGAAGCAATCGATTTATATGAAGAAGACCCAGAAGTTTATGAAGATGAGAAGTTTATGTTAGTGGATCCGATTGAAGCGATTCAACCTGAACACCGTCCATTTGATGAAGGATTCTACTATAAACAAACGGTATATTAATACAAGGAGAGATAGCATATGACGGTATTAGAAGCAGTGAAAACCAATGCAAAACCTAAAATAAAAAAACCAGAATTGCTTGCGCCGGCCGGTAACCTTGAAAAGTTGAAAATTGCGATTCATTACGGTGCAGATGCCGTATTTCTTGGCGGACAAGAATATGGATTGCGTTCAAACGCAGATAACTTCACGATTGAAGAAATCCGTGAAGGTGTTGAATTTGCCAACAGATATGGTGCAAAAATTTATGTTACAACGAATATCATCGCTCATGATGAAAATATCGATGGTCTTGATGACTATTTAATCCAGTTAGAAGGTACAGGGGCAACAGGTATTATTGTGGCAGACCCTTTAATTATTGAAACATGTAAACGTGTTGCACCAAAACTTGAAATTCATCTTTCAACACAGCAATCTTTAAGTAACTACAAAGCGGTTGAATATTGGAAAGAAGAAGGTTTAGATCGTGTTGTGCTTGCGCGTGAAACAGGTGCAATGGAAATGAAAGAAATGAAAGACAAAGTCGATATTGAGATCGAAGCATTCATTCATGGTGCGATGTGTATTGCTTATTCAGGACGTTGTACACTGAGCAATCACATGACGGCACGTGACTCTAACCGTGGCGGTTGTTGTCAAAGTTGCCGCTGGGATTATGATCTTCTTACAGTTGATGAAGATGGTGAGTTGGATGTTTACTATGAAGACGGTTCCGCAGTACCATTTGCGATGAGTCCACGTGATTTGAAATTAATCGAATCTATTCCGAACATGATGGATTTAGGGATTGATTCGTTAAAAAT
This window contains:
- a CDS encoding peptidase U32 family protein, yielding MTELLVTPKSLSHIETLIEKGADAFVIGEEKFGLRLAGEFNREQMKQAVDIIHAAGKKAYAAVNGIFHNYHIPAVEDYIKFLHEIRVDRIIFGDPAIVMIVKQQENPIPLHWNAETLVTNYFQCNYWGKRGASRAVLARELSLDEILNIKANADVEIEVQVHGMTCMFQSKRMLLGNYYTFQERQMKIQREDIDENTQLLLYDEERDNKYPVYEDYNGTHIMSPNDICLIEELAPLFEAGIDSLKIDGLLHSEEYINTVTQQYREAIDLYEEDPEVYEDEKFMLVDPIEAIQPEHRPFDEGFYYKQTVY
- a CDS encoding IreB family regulatory phosphoprotein — its product is MANFDKTMKFNHDDIPKADVETVLNNVYNTLEERGYNAVNQIVGYLLSGDPAYIPRHNEARNQIRHIDRDDIMEELVSFYLKHNSEKEHNA
- the alaS gene encoding alanine--tRNA ligase, whose protein sequence is MKNLKASDIRQMYIDFFVEKGHMVEPSAPLVPIDDDTLLWINSGVATLKKYFDGREVPKKPRIVNAQKSIRTNDIENVGFTARHHTFFEMLGNFSIGDYFKKEAVTFAWEFLTSEKWMAMDPEKLYVTIHPEDTEAYDLWHDMIGLTEDRIIRIEGNFWDIGEGPSGPNTEIFYDRGEEYGKEDPAEEMYPGGENERYLEVWNLVFSEFNHNKDHSYTPLPSKNIDTGMGLERMASISQNVRTNYETDLFMPIMHEIEKISGKSYLKNTQDDVAFKVIADHIRTIAFAISDGALPANEGRGYVLRRLLRRAVRFSQTLDINEPFMYRLVEIVAEIMEPYYPNVKENQDFIARVIKSEEARFHETLEEGLSILNGLIAQSKKQDGVIAGEDAFKLYDTYGFPIELTQEIAENEALKIDMDGFETHMEAQRNRAREARQNNQSMQVQSEVLKQINTASTFVGYDQFETKAHITDIILDGERVTEADADQTVYFILDQTPFYAVSGGQVADKGIVATDDFEIEVSEVIKAPNGQNLHTGYVKFGTVTEGTEVTATVESKSRKAIMKNHSATHLLHAALKEVLGSHVNQAGSLVDSERLRFDFSHIAAMTQEELQLVEQRVNEEIWNSIDVSIKEMPIDEAKAQGAMALFGEKYGDVVRVVDMKPFSIELCGGTHVNNTSEIGLFKITSESGTGAGVRRIEAVTGQAAFMYLERYLERFNAIKAQVKAKADDQVIEKVESLQVQEKTLQQTIEAKNKEINALKMGNIEDKVTNINDLPVLITEVEVDNAKAMRTTMDDFKSKLQDTIIVLASDVGGKVSLVATVPKQYVDRIKAGDIIKEMAPIVGGKGGGRPDMAQGGGTDPSQITAALQFVETYIKSL
- a CDS encoding O-methyltransferase, yielding MENLNQSYFLSLQSYDSDLDHLRDFAEENKVPIVDQLSLDLVKQIIRIYQPKEILELGTAIGYSSMHFASISPDIHVTTIERNNEMIAYAKQHFSQFQYTEQIRLIEEDAAQAFSMVNDRTYDMIFIDAAKAQSKKFFELYSPLLNEGGIIITDNVLYHGFVANIDIVRSRNVKQMVKKVQKFNQWLSEQSDFKTNFINMDDGLAISIKERKND
- the ruvX gene encoding Holliday junction resolvase RuvX, with protein sequence MLKHKIIGLDVGSKTVGVAISDMMGWTAQGLDTLRINEEQNELGLDILIEIIERERVGTVVIGLPKNMNNSIGFRGEASLHYKEALAERMPELEIVMWDERLSTSAAERSLLEADVSRAKRKKVIDKMAAVFILQGYLDSLN
- a CDS encoding DUF1292 domain-containing protein; protein product: MTNENHNINELEINNDEALLTLYDEEGNEVLYRKMLEFYHPEFDKEYVILAEEGAQADDDDLIELVPMINEPDESGDGGRFVAIETEEEWDMIEEVVNTNFDETEE